Genomic window (Fusarium oxysporum f. sp. lycopersici 4287 chromosome 11, whole genome shotgun sequence):
ACTTCTGGAAAACCCGAGAGAAGCGCCTTGTGTTCTTGCGATGATCATACACGACTCGCcaaaggagcttgaggatgaAACAATCCCAACTTGGGTTCCTCGATGGGACTCCTTTTGTAATGCCAGTGCTCGATCGGTACCTCTTATTACGACTTACGAATATCACTACTAACCCTTCAGAGCGAGAATGGGGAGCCCTCCGTTCAGCTTTATCTTCCCGTCATCTAATGCTTTGTCTATAATAGGCTGGAAGTTTGATACCGTTGTCTCAGTATCATCGAAGTTTGAATTTGTCGATATCCATAGTGACTTTCAGGATTGGACACCCTACCTACACGAGAAGAATATTCTTCCCATCGAAGCAGTGtggctccagcttcttcgagAGACTTCTGGATCTCCCGAGGAGTTGACTGGACCTTTCAGCTCGACTCTGGCACGTGGAAGTCCTGCTCCCCAAGATCATACTGATGACTTGTTATTCTATTGTGAAATACTTCGCAACAAGGCGGGAACAGTGATCGACTCCCCGTTTCCTTGCCGTCGTTCCAGAAAAAGCGATCTTACCAATGCTGTACGGGTATTTCAATGATCAAGAGATCGTCGTCTAGTGGTGACAACTCAAGGGAGAATGACAGGTCACATTGATTGCTCAGGCCGATGACTGTTGCTGTATCGTCCAAGGTATGAACGTTCCTGTTGTGTTCCGGGAGCTGACGAACGCGGTATTTCAGTGCGCCGAAGAGACATACTGCTCCGGAGTGATGGAAGGAGAACTCTTTACTCCAGAATCGCGTTATGCTCCGTAGTGGGAAGAGCTTCGTGTGCAGTGATAGAATGAGCCCGCAGAGTGTCCCATCTCGCGATCCCTTCAGATGCGAACCCAATCCTTATCCATGTGAATAATACCAAGAGAAATTATGTCCCAAGTGAATGCTCCTCAATTAAGACTGATATTTGGTCAAGGTTAAAGTTACGCAGGCCTGCCATGCCCCATGTGGGACGGTGAAGTGGTAATGTGGGGTAATTGATCAAAGCCCAAGTACTTCTCATGCGCAATATCCAACCAGACTCTTTGATCTCGGGTATACTCCAATCAAGACCGGCCGTATTCTGTGCTGTACTTCCGCCCGATAACGTTGCGTAGGAAGCGGTTTACCCCACAACTGCCATGACGATATCCCGGGACGTCATCTCCGCACACTTTGCCGTGTTGGGAATGTTGAAACGACCCGGACCGGACGTGGCCGCCGGCCAAAGCGAGGGTTGCCGTATGTAGAAGAACGTGATTAACGATTCTCGTGATTCTACGATATCGGAGGCGCGGGGTGATTTACCCAGTCTGATAACTCTGCCTGAGACTCTGACTTAAGATCTGGGGCCTCCGCATCTAACAAAGCTAATTGAACCTTACTCATTTGCCCTTTGAACATCACTAAAAATGACGTCGGATACTTACAAAGTTGCTGTTCTTACCGTATGTTACCCCACATATCATTATGCCTGACCTTGAATACTAATCCCAACAGTCATCACAGGAGCACAATGCCAAGCCCACGTTTGAGATCAAGCAGCTCCCAAGACCCGTTCCTGGTCCCAATGAAGTCCTCATCCGCCTTTCACTCACCAGTCTATGCGGCTCTGATCTAGGTATGGCCTTGGGCCATATGGGGCCCGTGGGGAAGATCCTTGGCCATGAAGGCGTAGGCAAGGTCGCAGAGCTTGGTTCCAATATTGCCAACTTGGACCCCAGTGTCCAGGTTGGCCAAAGGGTTGGAATAGCGTGGATCCGTGATATTTGCGGAACCTGCAGCATGTGCGTTGACATCGCCAACGAGGGCGAGACGCGATGTGTCGAAGCCTTGCACTCTGCCAAAGCATATGATGGTACCTTTGCCGAGTATACGCTTGTGCCATTGCGATACCTGGCTCGTATTCCACCAACCTTCGATGACATCCCCGATGAAGAGATTGCACCGATTCTTTGTGGAGGAGTTACAGCTTACAAGGCTATCAAGAACTGCAACCTCACACCAGGCCAATGGGTTGTCATATCCGGCGCAGGCGGCGGTGTAGGAGCTCTCGGTGTTGCGTATGCTCACGCTATGGGCTATCGAGTCATTGCTGTTGACGCTGGTCCTGGAAAAAAAGAATACTGCAAAGCTCAAGGCGCTGAGCATTATGTAGATGCTTTGTCTGGCGTAGATGCGGGAAAACAAGTCAAGGATCTAACTGATGGTCAAGGAGCTAAGGCCGTCGTCGTCACCGcaactgctgctgctgcgtaTCAGAAGGCGTTCGACATGCTGGGACCGTTCGGCACATTGATGTGTGTATCAATTCTTCCAGAAGAGGCCAAAATTTCCTTCCACCCACTCTGGTTCATTGACAATGGCTGGACCGTGAAAGGGTCGGCAGTAGGGACGAGGGCTGATATCCTTGAGGCTTTGCAATTTGTCAAGCGAAGACTCGTGATCCCCAAGATCAAGTGGGCCAATCTCGAGGATATTGAGGGTCTGATGGAGCAGATGTCCAAAGGACAGGTAAGTTCAGAGTCATGAAATTAATTAGAACAAGCTAACATAAATGTAGTTGGAAGGAAAGTATGTCATGAAGTTGTAGAGTTGGAAGGCGGAGTGCGGAGTTGGGGAGAGCTGGGAATTTGTGTTTGTGATTTGCAGAAAGTATTGAAAGTTGCTTTATGTAAGTAACTCAATACGTGAGTAACCAAAGGATTCGATTTATGTGAGATTGATGGATATTTCAACAAGATAGAAGTATTGTTCAGTGACTGCAAATTATCATGATCTTGAATCCTTGGTCGCGGGTTACTTCATCTGTCACAATCGTGAAAAGGGCTTAGGATCAAAAGTCATAAACTGAAACTTTCTCATAGACTAAGTACAGCTAGCTAGAGATAACGCGCCTCGCACAGATCAAGTCCACTTTCTTCCAAATTGATGATGTTTCTTCTACTAATCCTCGCCCTCTAGACTGATCTGAGGTCCAGTGAACGTCTTTCGGAGACCACCGAACCAGAGTGCAGTCGTAAATACCAGACCCACTGCCATAACTACGATAAGGTAGTTCATGGAGGATGCCGTAACAGGCATGAAGGCGGGAAAGCAAAAGCTGACAGAGAACAATGCAACAAATAGTGTAGCCGCAGTGTTTACGGCATATCCCGCTTTCCCAAGTGAGAAAGACCTCTCAGGAAGGCAGCTACGCCCGCGAACAAGCAGCGCGGCCTGGGGGAGAGTGACAGTGATGTTGAGCGCAAAGAGTGTAAGACCAATGAAGCTGTTGTAAGCGGTGCTTGAAGCAACGTACAGAACTCCAATAATGATCTGCAGGGCAAGCATGACTGCAGTAGCTCGAACAGGACTGGCCCAGTTGAGATGCGACAGGAATGCTGAGAAAGGGACACCTCCGTCTCTAGAGAAGGACCATATGGTTCGACCAGAGAAGATGAATAAGTTCAGAACGATGTCGTAGAACATGACGATGTAGTAGACAGACCAGATGGTGGTAGCAActctgttgttgagagctTGGTTGTAGACCTCGAGAATAGGTACTGTCGACTCAATGATGGCATCGACATCCTTGATGGAGAACATAAGGGCGATAGTCCAGGCGACGACAGTGGAGATGCCGAGGCcgatggtcaagaagataGCCCGAGGGACATTCTTACTTGGGTTCGGCACTTCTTCTGCCAAGTGGGTAGGaccatcaacaccactgTAGGCCCATAAGCAGGCAGTGATAGAGGTGATCATGGCCCAGCCATCTCCCCATCCACTGACATTCTTGTACTCCTTGAAAACAGTAGAAGCCGACTGCTTGTGATCACTAACAGCGAGAAGAGTGACCATGGAAGCGATGAAGCCAACCAACGACAACCAGAAGATGGTAGTAGTCAATCGGCCGATGGCAGCAGGGAACCGCGAAGTGGCGGCAAAGGCGATAATGCACAGCAAGATATGCATCAAGTACGTATGCCAAGCCTCGATGCTGTATGATGGGTGCCACAGttggacaaggtcaagaacaGAGCTGGCAGCGAAGAAGTTGCAAGACGCTGTCGCAGCCATCAGGTAGATAATGGAGACCCAACCAGTATAAAAGGCAGCAACGCGTCGGGTAGACGCGGGAAAGGCCATGAAGACAATATGATACTGTCCACCAGCCGAAGGGAACGCTGAGGCCAATTCAGCAAAGCCAATGTTGATGGTAGCCATGATGATTCCACCAGCGATCAAACCATAGATGATCGAGGGTCCTCCACCACAAGCAAGCGGTATCGCAATGCCTGAAGCAAAAGCCATCCAGGAATTGGTAGTGGTGAAGGCAAAAGCTAGGACAGACAGGGGACTGTATCGCTTCTCAAGCTGTTCACCGCCGTGGAGGTGATGGGTGGCGAATGTCTTGCCAGCAGCTTGGGAGGGCGTCAAGGACGCATTATCGGGAATATCGTGTTTCTCGGCCATTTTGTCGGTGTTCAGGCTCGAAGATCAAGACGGGACGCGAGGATGAAGGTCCTATGCTCCTGTTTGAGGAGAATGTTTGTGTATTGCTGGGGGCTTTTTGTTGTCATTCGCTACGATCAATAATGCCGTCGAGGTTGCACGGCCATGAAAATATGAGAAGTAGGAAGTAGGAAGAAAGAGATTGTAGGATCAAAAGGCGTTGCCAGAGTCAAACAGTGCGACATCGCATGGGTGCAGTCGCATTCTTAAGAACGGACACGTTCCAATGGTCTAGTCTTGATCTGCACCACCAAGATAGGGCGCGGCACGACCTCCGTTGTCGCGTGGCACCTCCAATCTTTAGTCAAACTATATGACAATCAATAACCGCAATTTCTCAGTCATATCTCTCCCTTGCCACTCGTCTTATCTCCAACTTCCGGGGTATCTGGGGAACCTGGGGCGCGCGCAAAGATTAGGCGAACCTTGTCAGAGCCAAGGACGTGATTCACTCTCATTTTAGAGCCGCCCTTGTTATCAGGTCTGAGACTCTTACTCGATGACTCGGTAGATGTCGCCTGGTCTTTCCAAGTACGGTTTAGTTTAACGGAGGCGAATGGAGAGGTTACGGCCGGTTAGTAGCCGGCTGGTGGGGTTTATGTGCCGAAGTCCCGTGGAAATTATGATAATGATTTTTTACGGATATCGTTATTTTGGGAGAACACGCTCGGACTTGGCCGCCGGCGAAGAACTAAACACGGAGGGAAGATGTTGATACTAATGTCCTTGGAGCCCTTGCTACAGGTGTCCCGATACCCCGACATTCCGTCCATCTTAGGCAATTATAAGAGCCTGTTTGTTGGTCATCGACATTACAGTAAAAGACAGTTCATGTTCATGCACAATCATCTATACCTAATGCCACCATGTTCTCCTCAAGCAACAAACATCTTGTACATCTCACCCAGAATCTCCAGCGTTCTGGATATGGCCACATGGGCCATTACTCAGCGTAGGTCCATCTTTAGGGAGTAGTTTTCCAAATGTTGTAAAGTTTGTGCCAAACGCGTGCTCTGGAAGGCAGCCAGTACCAATGACATGGTAGCACGCGTCACGATACGCAGCGGAAAAGATACAATTCCGCTTCTGATGGCACTGAACACAACAGTCATAAGCAGTGAGTAGTGGAAGAATATTGTAGTGGTTCATTCCAAGATTCACTGCATTAATTCCATGTCCGCCGTTTGCCGAATTGACGAGATTGTCAGCGTTGCAAGCAGCCCAGGAGCTTTCGGCTGGGGCAAGATCTGTTCGAGTCACtagatggtgatgatggttaGTAAGTGGTTTGTGACCACAAAAGCACGAATCCGAGACGTACCGGTTTCAGTTTCCGTGGTGGTTTTCGTTGTAGTTGCTTTAGTGAGTGTCGAAGTTGTCGTTGTAGTGTCGTTCGCAGTCACTGTGGTATCAGCTTCAGTGACTGTACTCGTAACAAATCCTCTAGTGGTTTCATGTTCTGTAGCGTTCTTTTGATCAAGTGTAATCGCTTTTGTCCACGGTATACAACTTTTAACATCTGTGGTTTTGGTAATCTGGAGGGTATTATAACACGCGACCCATGCCACGGAATTGAGCTGGTTCAACGGGATGCTTTTTATCGTCGGCGTCGATCTTGATGGTACAGGGGCCCTTTAGCTTCTTGGGCTTGACTTTGCGAGGAAAGACTCGTGGCGGGAAAACATGCGCAATGTCCTCCCAAGCATTCCTTCTGGGCAAGGTTCGTTTGGATAGACTTCGCTTTCGAGAAACATAACTGGATGCCGAGGCAAGGGGTGTAAACCCGGAGACCGTTGGGACTGTAACAGTTGACGTAAGGGTTGAAGTGCTGGTATAAACCGTCGTGTCAGTTTTCATGAAGGTGGGAGTCATCACATCGGTATCGGTGCCTGTGGGCCGTTAGACGATGAGATATAAAGATAATGACCACATCTTACTCACGGGTTTTTGTGATTGTGAGTGTTTTAATCTTTCGGGGAGCGGTAACCAAGGCGGTATAGATGGACCTGGTAACAATAGTGGTAGTGACAGGACCTAGGGTGATCTTGTAGGTTTCATGTTTGTTCTTTTTTAGGCAACGTGGTTTGGTCGCGGTCACTTCGAGCTTCGTGTGAATAGTGACAGTATGTGCATCAGTAGCCGGGGTTCTGCTCATTCTCGTTTCGCAGTATTCTCTAGTATGCGTTTCGTCCTTTTGAGCAAGGGCAGCGCCCTGCAGAGCAGAGAGGACCAGAATGAGACGCATTGTGATCACTACAATCCCCAAATCGTGAAAAGTCCGAGCGTCAGGTGCGATAACTCTAACTTTGAGCGGGATTGTCTTGGCTGGGGAATTGGATGCATCATCTTATATTTCTTGAAAGCAGTCAAAACGTGAAAGTCATAATCTACGTTTTCTTATCAGCATTTGTATTGCGTTAATTGGCCAAACCCTGTAATATAATTTGTAAACTATGGACCACATGTCTTATTTATAGTTGAGACCTGTCGCTGGGGCTTATAAAAGCCACACAGGTCTTGAATACAACCATGTCATCGACTTATGCGTACATTATGTGTTTCTGCAAAACATACTCGGGTAGATCACGCTCAAGGTTAAGCCAGCCCCCTCCATGTATATCCCAAATCTATCCTGAAATACTGACCTTAGCGGTAATTATTTTGAGGCTTCAGAGtcaaaagtcaaagtcaatggcATGATCATATGGagctggtggtggtgaaaATGTCTTGTCAACTGTTTTAAACCCACTCAGATGACGGGATCTTGTAATGTCTTTGCCAATATTGACAGCAGAACCTGTAATTCAATGGAAAGGAATACTCATAGTTTGGAACGAAACTAAACCATCATTAGGACCAGCTTACGTAATATTATCGCTTCTGTTTCTTATACAGCTCCCCGTATATTCACTCTCGGATACCATGTGTCATGACCATGTTGCTACTTCGCCAGTCTCGCCTGAAATCTCTCTAAACATGATCCAAAGATATCGCACTAAGTAGTTGTGCATTTCTGCCACCGTTTAATTCCTCTTTCAACAATATTCAGTTGGATTCGGGCTATTATGGTGGGAAGATTGAATTTCATTGAAAGCCGAACCTCGCAAGTTAGCAGAAGGTGAGTACGCCTTTGTCTCAGGCGACATGCCCGACGCCAGAGGCTGGTAGTTCGCTTCGTCTTGGGCCTGGGTGACAGGCTGTTGCTGATAGTAGGGGATGACTGGGGGCTGATCTGTTGTTGCAACCACGTGAGTTCCATTACCTCCTTGACGCTTTTTGTGGCGTATGAACCAGAGACCGAAGCCAATCAAGGCGAGGAGGGCAAGCCCTCCAAGAACACCACCGACAATGGCTCCTACGGTGGCAGAAGAGTTTGAAGAGGTGTCTGGTCCGGATGACGAACTCGATTCGGCAGATGAGGCAGCCTCTTGGGTCTTGCTCTCTCCTGTCGTTCCTGTCTTTGCGGTCAACTGGCCGTCTGAACTTGTAGACTCGGAATTAGACTCTAATGATGTTTCCATGCTGGCAGTTACGCCCTTCAGCTCTTTGTACATGGCCACTTCCATATGCTTTTTCGTACAAAACGGATAGAGTGTGAGCTCATCGCCGTCACTGTCAGTTGAAATCGCAGTAACACATCCCGAAGGGCTAGTTGAACGTTAGTTGATTATTACACCATCAAGCTATTGGTATTTACCCACCAGCATAGCTCatttgatgatgttgaagtgCAAGACGATGAAGTAAAGCACCTCGTCTTGACGTATCCATCACATCCAATGTGATTACTACTGGTTGCGCAGGTCGTAGTTGAAACGCCAGAGTAATAGCAGTAGTTCACGACCCAGACTTGAGCCTCATGATTAGCCGGGCTTGTTTTTTGAATTAATTTGTGTACTTACACTGCCCGGGGATAGAATAGTAACCACAAACATCGTAAGTGCCTAGGGTCTGACGCTTGAGGATGTCTCTGTTGTAAGGTTTTGGTAGCTCTGTGATTGCGGGGTCAGGGGGGGAGCCTGTCAAGCCACCGCCGTTCAACGCGTGATAGACCTCTGCCATCTCATCGCTGATGCACGTAGATGTTTCTTATCGCTGCCTTTAAATTAAGGTGTATATAGTTACAGAAGTCTCAAGAGAGCAGTTAGGAGGCTGCGGGGAGAACTGGAACATAGTCAGAAAACGAGAAGATCAGGAGAAATACAGTGATAGAAGAAGCCTTACGCGGCCGTCACTTTCAGGTTCGTTCTCGTGCTTGATCCATAAATAGATGTTGGTGGCGTTACCAGAAATTACAAACATGCATGGCCTTAACGAGCAGAAGAGCGCACTCAGTGCCTTCGAGCCCAGAAAGGCCAATGAGAAGGCCACTCGGAGGTATGCAGTAGTATGCGGTTGAAGCAGAGGGGGCGTGATTGGCGATATGCCAGAGCCTTATTTGCAAGCTGAAAATGtgtgtcttgtcttgtcttcgAGGCCTGCTGGAACCAGTTAAAACAAGGCTCTGGGTGACGAGATATCTCTTGTCTCTGTCGAGATGAAGTTCTAACCAATGGTTGAAGTTTCATGTAGTTGGGATGATGCCAAGCATATTTCTTCCAGTAAGAAGAACTAGCCTGCATGTGGCGTGCGCGGGCAACGTGTTCCTTGTCAGGATCCTCAGCCGCTTTCTCACAAGCCTTAGCATGAGACATCGTCAACGATTGGCAATTCCTATTTTCAGACTTTCCAAACCCTGGTGATCGCAACGGTGGTGAATGTGGCGTTGACGATGGTAGTTGACTGCGACCAGGCCTTGATCGGGGTAGCTGCAGATCATTAGCTACATGGTAATGTCTGAGCTGACCGGACCAACCTTGGACAGCTGCGTGTTATTCTACATCCGCTAAATCGGCAAGATAACAGAAGCGGTTTCGACTACTCATAGGCTGTCACTCATGACTATTCTGACAATGATTATCTCGCAGCCCTTCTTTTGAACCACCTAATGCAACACTATAGAATTCTTAACTCCTCAAACCCAGCTGTAAGTTGGCCCATCCTCTTCAAATCTCAGCAGTTTCTTTCCATAATCCCCTGACCGTTATGAACTCTGTATAAGCCGCCATAAAGGAAGCTATCGTCTCCGGAAACAGTCCCCCTTCTCGTATCCAATGAACCGTCAATGGGCCATAAAGCAGAACCTGAACAAATTTCCTCCGCCATTCTGCC
Coding sequences:
- a CDS encoding hypothetical protein (At least one base has a quality score < 10) — translated: MAEKHDIPDNASLTPSQAAGKTFATHHLHGGEQLEKRYSPLSVLAFAFTTTNSWMAFASGIAIPLACGGGPSIIYGLIAGGIIMATINIGFAELASAFPSAGGQYHIVFMAFPASTRRVAAFYTGWVSIIYLMAATASCNFFAASSVLDLVQLWHPSYSIEAWHTYLMHILLCIIAFAATSRFPAAIGRLTTTIFWLSLVGFIASMVTLLAVSDHKQSASTVFKEYKNVSGWGDGWAMITSITACLWAYSGVDGPTHLAEEVPNPSKNVPRAIFLTIGLGISTVVAWTIALMFSIKDVDAIIESTVPILEVYNQALNNRVATTIWSVYYIVMFYDIVLNLFIFSGRTIWSFSRDGGVPFSAFLSHLNWASPVRATAVMLALQIIIGVLYVASSTAYNSFIGLTLFALNITVTLPQAALLVRGRSCLPERSFSLGKAGYAVNTAATLFVALFSVSFCFPAFMPVTASSMNYLIVVMAVGLVFTTALWFGGLRKTFTGPQISLEGED